One Coleofasciculus sp. FACHB-T130 genomic window carries:
- a CDS encoding GAF domain-containing protein: MSQQPNPGYNYKVGGHLPLDAPTYVVRQADFDLYEGLKAGEFCYVLNSRQMGKTSLRVRTMHKLQAEGFACAAIDLTKIGSQDITPDQWYAGVMRRLVTSFQLSDKINLQSWLRDRAFLPPVQRLSEFIEQELLTSVSQKIVIFIDEIDNVLSLNFKIDDFFAFIRACNEYERLTFALLGVASPSDLMQDKNRTPFNIGRAVELYGFQLHEAQLLAGGLAGKISNPQEMLKAVLDWTGGQPFLTQKLCKLVLQQAEQNLLPISQIPDWVERLVRSRIIESWEAMDEPPHLKTIRDRILRIGQRSRTLLDLYQLILQQDELAFDESPEQIDLLLSGVIVKRQGKLKVCNRIYASVFNERWVNKALADMHADFMQVVATQEQKLLSMLSVMEGKTFDDILSEILGSITLKMGELLSVDRTTVFFIDEEKSELWSIIARHEDGNHPELQILSNKETKGRLTYFKKFVSTPFSFCDDPAELEADESDTNKGYRTYNELILPILNEQGDLVAVVQLLNKLKQPNNPQARYSERIDKYGFTEADQKQFADYAPAIRRILERCQYCYKLTQRLQASEALTEATRSLSQSSLDSEEVLGRVMDAAKKLMNADRSTLWLIDREANELWTKIPFEDGSVRDLRVKVGQGFAGKVAASGETLNISFDLYEHPDSETAKKTDQKTGYRTCSLLCMPVFSPDGELLGVTQLVNKKKPGVFPEYNPDHWPEAPECFKASFDGNSEKYMQIFNSQAGVALQNAQKFASVKQEAESQQKNVVSQTLAMLNSVMDNQGFDDILDSTLRSITLKMGKSLSADRTSIFLLDEDKHEFWSIIAEADGDGSLEIRIPANKGIVGEVAARKEVINIPFDFYDDPRSDAAKEQDKKNGYRTYTMLALPLLNEQGSLVAVIQLLNKLKRFGDRTASLAERIDRQGFTKADEERFAENAPMVQMILESFRSYHKTARGQRVAAALMAAARSVNQSSLDLQEILKRVMEAAKKLMNADRSTLWILDQKPGELWTQIPFDDGSVKELRVKVGQGYAGKVAESGEPLNIPFDLYSRPDSETAKKTDLQTGYRTCSLLCMPVFSPDGDLIGVTQLVNKRKQGDFPEYDSPDQLAFLQEEAPEYFRASFDDSDQKYMQIFNNQAGVILQNAELLAAVKKQERSLRDNLSEL; this comes from the coding sequence ATGAGTCAACAGCCAAACCCAGGCTATAACTATAAAGTCGGTGGACATTTGCCTCTTGATGCTCCTACTTATGTAGTGCGACAGGCAGATTTTGACCTTTACGAAGGGTTGAAGGCAGGAGAGTTTTGTTATGTGTTAAATTCTCGGCAGATGGGGAAAACTAGCTTGCGGGTGCGAACGATGCACAAGTTGCAAGCGGAAGGATTTGCCTGTGCAGCGATAGACTTGACGAAAATTGGTAGCCAAGATATTACGCCGGATCAGTGGTATGCCGGAGTGATGCGGCGGTTGGTGACGAGTTTCCAGCTTTCAGACAAGATTAACTTACAGAGTTGGTTGCGCGATCGCGCTTTTTTACCTCCGGTACAGCGCTTGAGTGAATTTATCGAACAAGAGCTGCTAACATCAGTCAGTCAGAAAATTGTTATTTTTATCGACGAAATTGATAACGTCCTTAGCTTAAATTTTAAGATTGATGACTTTTTTGCGTTTATTCGGGCTTGCAATGAATACGAACGTCTGACTTTTGCCTTGCTAGGAGTGGCGAGTCCCTCTGATTTGATGCAAGACAAAAACCGGACTCCTTTTAATATCGGTCGGGCGGTTGAATTATATGGCTTTCAATTACACGAAGCGCAGCTTTTAGCAGGGGGGTTAGCCGGGAAAATTAGCAATCCTCAAGAAATGCTAAAAGCTGTATTAGATTGGACGGGAGGACAGCCGTTTCTTACCCAAAAACTTTGTAAATTAGTCCTTCAACAAGCAGAGCAAAACTTATTACCCATTAGCCAAATCCCAGATTGGGTTGAGAGATTAGTGCGATCGCGCATCATCGAGAGTTGGGAAGCGATGGATGAACCACCGCATCTAAAGACGATACGCGATCGCATTCTCCGAATTGGACAGCGCAGCCGTACGCTACTGGATCTCTATCAGTTAATTTTGCAACAAGATGAATTAGCATTTGACGAAAGTCCAGAACAAATCGATTTACTACTATCAGGAGTAATTGTCAAGCGGCAAGGGAAGTTAAAGGTATGTAACCGCATTTATGCCTCTGTATTTAACGAGAGGTGGGTAAACAAGGCGTTAGCGGATATGCACGCCGACTTCATGCAAGTTGTTGCTACCCAAGAACAAAAACTTCTATCGATGCTTAGCGTGATGGAAGGCAAAACATTTGATGATATTCTTTCAGAAATATTAGGTTCTATTACTTTAAAAATGGGCGAACTACTGAGTGTAGATCGCACAACAGTTTTCTTTATAGATGAAGAAAAAAGTGAACTTTGGTCAATTATCGCTAGGCATGAAGACGGAAATCATCCCGAACTTCAAATTTTGTCAAACAAAGAAACTAAAGGACGGTTAACTTATTTCAAAAAATTTGTCAGCACTCCCTTTAGTTTTTGTGACGATCCCGCTGAGTTGGAAGCGGACGAATCAGATACAAATAAGGGATATCGCACCTACAACGAGTTAATTTTACCAATATTAAACGAGCAGGGAGATTTAGTTGCTGTTGTTCAATTACTGAATAAGTTAAAGCAGCCGAATAATCCACAAGCTCGCTATTCAGAAAGAATTGATAAATACGGTTTCACAGAAGCCGATCAAAAACAGTTTGCTGACTATGCTCCGGCAATTCGACGAATTCTAGAAAGATGTCAGTATTGTTACAAATTAACCCAAAGACTACAAGCCTCAGAAGCACTGACAGAAGCAACGCGATCGCTCTCTCAAAGCAGCCTCGATTCTGAAGAAGTCTTGGGTCGCGTCATGGATGCGGCAAAAAAACTGATGAATGCCGATCGCAGCACGCTCTGGCTAATCGATCGAGAGGCAAATGAACTATGGACCAAAATTCCTTTTGAGGACGGTTCTGTTCGAGACTTGCGAGTCAAAGTAGGGCAAGGTTTCGCTGGCAAAGTTGCTGCATCGGGAGAAACTTTAAATATTTCCTTCGATCTGTACGAACATCCTGATTCGGAGACAGCTAAGAAAACAGATCAGAAGACGGGTTATCGAACTTGTAGTTTACTGTGTATGCCCGTTTTCAGCCCTGATGGTGAATTATTGGGTGTTACCCAATTAGTGAATAAAAAGAAACCGGGTGTTTTTCCAGAATATAACCCAGATCATTGGCCCGAAGCCCCCGAATGCTTCAAGGCTAGTTTTGATGGGAATAGTGAAAAATATATGCAGATTTTTAACTCTCAAGCGGGGGTTGCTCTGCAAAATGCCCAGAAATTTGCCAGCGTCAAACAAGAGGCAGAATCTCAACAAAAAAATGTGGTCAGTCAAACTCTGGCGATGCTCAATAGTGTCATGGATAACCAGGGTTTTGATGATATTTTAGATAGCACCTTGCGTTCGATTACTCTAAAAATGGGCAAATCTTTGAGTGCCGACCGCACGAGTATCTTTTTATTAGATGAAGACAAACATGAATTTTGGTCAATTATCGCCGAAGCCGATGGAGATGGTTCTTTAGAAATTCGGATACCTGCTAATAAAGGAATTGTGGGCGAAGTGGCAGCCCGCAAAGAAGTTATCAATATTCCCTTCGATTTCTACGACGATCCTCGCTCTGATGCAGCAAAAGAGCAAGACAAAAAAAACGGCTATCGCACTTATACAATGTTGGCGTTGCCACTCTTAAATGAGCAGGGAAGTTTAGTCGCAGTTATTCAGTTACTCAACAAATTAAAGCGATTTGGCGACCGGACTGCATCCTTAGCAGAAAGAATCGATCGACAGGGCTTTACCAAAGCAGATGAAGAACGATTTGCGGAAAATGCCCCAATGGTTCAAATGATTTTAGAAAGCTTCCGCTCTTATCATAAAACGGCTAGAGGGCAACGAGTGGCAGCCGCATTAATGGCAGCAGCTCGTTCAGTGAATCAAAGCAGTTTGGATCTTCAAGAAATTCTCAAACGGGTGATGGAAGCAGCTAAGAAACTGATGAATGCCGACCGCAGTACTTTGTGGATTTTAGATCAAAAGCCTGGTGAATTGTGGACGCAGATTCCCTTTGACGATGGCTCGGTAAAAGAATTGCGGGTGAAAGTAGGACAAGGTTATGCTGGCAAAGTTGCCGAATCTGGAGAGCCTTTGAATATTCCTTTTGATTTATATTCTCGCCCAGATTCGGAGACAGCCAAAAAAACCGATCTTCAGACAGGTTATCGCACTTGTAGCTTACTCTGTATGCCAGTTTTTAGTCCCGATGGTGATTTGATTGGCGTGACTCAATTAGTGAATAAAAGAAAGCAAGGAGACTTTCCAGAATATGACAGTCCCGATCAATTGGCATTTCTACAAGAGGAAGCTCCGGAATATTTTAGGGCTAGTTTTGATGACAGCGATCAAAAATATATGCAAATTTTTAATAATCAAGCTGGAGTCATCCTCCAAAATGCCGAACTTTTGGCAGCAGTTAAAAAACAAGAGCGATCGCTTCGAGACAACCTGAGTGAATTGTAA
- a CDS encoding AAA-like domain-containing protein codes for MEINEALRFIDDLIFVKTGKHLNDLEREIFLGSWEGKTYEDIYPLNPQYVEKDVGYKLWKKLSVVLEERVSKKNFKGAIERAQKQESHSAEVPPLKDQNHSQKEVEGFTKRIFISHRAQEPDRGLATQFYETLNASGYTAFMASVGAPTRDVQKGEGQRHSSEKIGWSAPPLLSQIDTELQQCDYFLLLISPQTAVSEMAIEELRRAKELRSIQNKPAVLTIRVNCPSNTPLNHDLRSYLDGNEQFEWNSPADTPSIVQKILSLLARSVESGVVEADLTRISVGIPEESIDSSLEKPERLTPLISQEDEGTSVILHSSDAPLPVAEPELPNGQVRLASAFYVERVPYETQCYKEILQPGALIRIKAPRQMGKTSLMARILYRANEQGYRTVPLSFQHADTAVFTDLNQLLRWFCARISRKLRLPHQLDDYWTDTFGSKDNCTIYFEDCLLSASDSPLVLGLDEVDRVFQYPKIADDFFGLLRAWYEEAGYGNGDSDRWQQLRLVVVHSTEVYIPLNVNQSPFNVGLPIELPDFSPEQVQDLTQRHGLNLNATQVEQLMRLVGGHPYLVRLALYHIAQQTITLDQLLETAPTEAGLYDDHLRRHLWNLQQHPELADAFAKVVMADTPIELESVPAFKLHSMGLVQLQGNYVTPRFDLYRQYFSDRLSIKNVN; via the coding sequence ATGGAAATTAACGAAGCATTAAGATTTATAGACGATTTAATTTTTGTTAAAACAGGAAAGCACTTAAACGATCTGGAAAGGGAAATATTTCTAGGATCTTGGGAAGGAAAAACTTATGAAGATATTTATCCTTTGAATCCTCAATATGTAGAAAAAGATGTTGGCTATAAATTATGGAAGAAGCTTTCGGTAGTTTTGGAGGAAAGAGTTAGCAAAAAAAATTTCAAAGGAGCCATAGAACGCGCTCAAAAGCAGGAGTCGCACTCAGCAGAAGTGCCACCCCTGAAGGACCAGAACCATTCCCAAAAAGAAGTAGAGGGATTTACGAAGAGAATCTTTATCTCGCACCGCGCACAGGAGCCAGATAGGGGACTAGCGACTCAATTTTACGAAACCCTGAATGCTTCTGGATACACAGCCTTTATGGCGAGTGTAGGCGCACCTACAAGGGATGTCCAGAAAGGCGAGGGTCAGAGACATTCCTCAGAAAAAATCGGATGGTCAGCGCCGCCTCTTCTTTCTCAAATTGATACAGAGTTACAGCAATGCGACTACTTTTTGCTGCTAATTTCTCCCCAAACGGCGGTAAGTGAAATGGCGATCGAAGAGTTGCGACGAGCGAAGGAATTGCGCTCTATTCAGAATAAGCCAGCCGTGCTAACAATTCGCGTTAATTGTCCCTCGAATACTCCGCTAAATCACGATTTACGCAGCTATCTTGATGGAAATGAACAATTTGAGTGGAACTCGCCTGCTGACACTCCAAGTATTGTGCAAAAAATTCTGAGTTTACTGGCAAGAAGCGTGGAGTCCGGCGTTGTAGAGGCAGATTTAACTAGGATATCCGTGGGGATACCTGAGGAATCAATCGATTCATCTCTAGAGAAGCCTGAACGCCTAACTCCTTTAATTTCCCAGGAGGATGAAGGGACATCCGTCATCCTGCATTCTTCAGATGCACCCCTGCCAGTGGCAGAACCAGAGTTACCCAATGGTCAGGTGCGTCTGGCTTCTGCGTTTTATGTAGAGCGAGTTCCTTATGAAACGCAGTGTTACAAGGAGATTTTGCAACCAGGCGCTTTGATTCGAATCAAGGCACCGAGACAGATGGGGAAAACTTCGTTGATGGCGAGGATTCTTTATCGAGCAAACGAGCAAGGTTATCGGACGGTACCGTTGAGTTTTCAGCACGCGGATACGGCAGTTTTTACAGATTTAAATCAACTTTTGCGGTGGTTTTGTGCCCGAATTTCTCGAAAGCTGCGCCTTCCTCATCAATTAGATGATTATTGGACGGATACTTTTGGTAGTAAAGATAATTGCACGATTTATTTTGAGGATTGTTTGCTGTCAGCATCTGACAGTCCGTTAGTATTAGGCTTAGATGAAGTGGATCGGGTTTTTCAATATCCCAAAATTGCTGACGATTTTTTTGGGTTGTTGCGGGCTTGGTACGAGGAAGCTGGCTATGGGAATGGCGATAGCGATCGCTGGCAACAACTCCGGCTGGTGGTGGTACACTCAACGGAAGTTTATATCCCTCTGAATGTCAATCAATCCCCGTTTAATGTAGGGTTGCCGATTGAGTTACCGGACTTTAGCCCGGAACAGGTGCAAGATTTAACTCAGCGGCATGGACTGAATTTGAATGCAACGCAGGTTGAGCAATTAATGAGGCTAGTTGGTGGACATCCTTATTTAGTCCGATTGGCGCTTTATCATATCGCGCAGCAAACGATTACGCTGGATCAACTGTTAGAAACTGCACCCACAGAGGCGGGACTTTACGATGATCATTTGCGAAGACATTTATGGAATCTGCAACAACATCCAGAGTTAGCAGATGCTTTCGCTAAAGTAGTGATGGCAGACACACCCATTGAATTAGAGTCGGTGCCAGCATTTAAATTGCATAGTATGGGGCTGGTACAGTTGCAGGGCAATTATGTCACGCCGCGCTTCGATTTATATCGGCAATATTTTAGCGATCGCTTGTCAATTAAAAATGTCAATTAA
- a CDS encoding Npun_R2479 family HD domain-containing metalloprotein, which translates to MFNPTMVMIDTFVERLRAAYCRTYGGLKPDYPDIIVWAGNMALENIANSDALYHNVEHTIFVTLVGQAILRGKHIRFGGVYCEDWLHCIISLLCHDIGYVKGVCLQDRPSERVYATGIDNLLISLPTGLTDASLTPYHVDRGKLFIEERFGGHKLIDTETIKNNIELTRFPVPADADHQDTNNFPGLIRAADLIGQLSDPRYLQKISGLFYEFEETGVNKTLGYKTPGDLRRNYPKFYWNVVYPYIQDGLRYLEMTQEGKQILANLYANIFVVEHE; encoded by the coding sequence ATGTTTAATCCCACAATGGTGATGATCGATACCTTCGTTGAACGCCTGCGAGCTGCCTATTGCCGCACTTACGGCGGTCTTAAACCAGACTACCCTGATATCATCGTCTGGGCTGGAAACATGGCTCTGGAAAATATTGCTAACAGCGACGCCCTTTATCACAACGTCGAACACACCATCTTTGTCACCTTAGTGGGACAAGCAATTCTGCGGGGCAAACATATCCGCTTTGGGGGAGTTTATTGCGAAGATTGGTTGCACTGTATCATTTCTTTGTTGTGCCATGATATTGGTTACGTGAAGGGAGTTTGCCTGCAAGATCGACCCAGTGAAAGGGTGTATGCCACAGGTATCGACAACTTGCTCATTTCGCTGCCAACCGGATTAACCGATGCCAGCCTTACACCTTATCATGTAGATCGCGGAAAACTGTTTATTGAGGAGCGTTTTGGCGGTCACAAACTGATAGATACAGAAACAATCAAGAACAATATCGAGTTAACTCGTTTTCCTGTGCCAGCAGATGCAGATCATCAAGATACTAATAACTTTCCAGGCTTAATTCGTGCCGCCGATTTAATTGGTCAACTTAGCGATCCGCGCTACTTGCAAAAAATTAGTGGATTGTTCTACGAATTTGAAGAAACCGGGGTGAATAAAACATTGGGTTACAAAACTCCCGGAGATTTACGAAGAAACTACCCGAAGTTTTACTGGAATGTCGTATATCCTTACATCCAGGATGGATTACGCTACTTAGAGATGACGCAAGAGGGAAAGCAAATATTAGCAAACCTCTATGCCAATATATTTGTGGTAGAACACGAATAG